In Halorhabdus tiamatea SARL4B, a genomic segment contains:
- a CDS encoding type II toxin-antitoxin system HicB family antitoxin: MASATRDKSPEEGVEFIHEDDGRITARDLESGVASFGETKAEALQMLAEALACHEGAGKPVTDEDLEEWGLDDVESGDTELPEFMQ; encoded by the coding sequence ATGGCGAGTGCAACACGAGACAAGTCTCCCGAAGAAGGCGTGGAGTTCATCCACGAGGATGATGGGCGGATTACCGCTCGTGATCTGGAAAGTGGTGTTGCCTCCTTCGGCGAGACGAAAGCAGAAGCACTCCAGATGCTTGCCGAGGCGCTTGCGTGCCATGAGGGTGCCGGAAAGCCAGTCACCGACGAAGACCTCGAAGAGTGGGGACTTGACGACGTTGAGTCGGGCGATACGGAACTTCCCGAGTTCATGCAGTAG
- a CDS encoding elongation factor 1-beta, with the protein MGKVAANLKVMPENPEVDLDDLQERLEQSLPEGAKINNVDRDDVAFGLVALLPTVIVPDDTGGTEAVEEAFSEVEDVESVSVEEVGRL; encoded by the coding sequence ATGGGAAAAGTAGCAGCCAACCTCAAGGTAATGCCGGAGAACCCAGAAGTCGATCTCGACGACCTCCAGGAGCGACTCGAACAGTCGCTCCCCGAGGGCGCGAAGATCAACAACGTCGACCGCGATGACGTCGCGTTCGGTCTCGTCGCACTCCTTCCGACGGTGATCGTCCCTGACGACACAGGCGGGACCGAGGCCGTCGAAGAGGCCTTCAGCGAGGTCGAAGACGTGGAGAGCGTCTCCGTCGAAGAAGTCGGCCGTCTCTGA
- a CDS encoding RNA polymerase Rpb4 family protein, whose amino-acid sequence MTIFKEKLEEEYLTFAEAKGLLADIERERAADEDREMPYELTRAIEHANRFATLDIEESAEFVEELLALEKVDEPTAYKIANLTPEDRDELRSIYAQERYTLSGEELDDILDVVAKYV is encoded by the coding sequence ATGACCATCTTCAAGGAAAAACTCGAAGAGGAGTACCTCACCTTCGCCGAGGCGAAGGGGCTGCTCGCGGACATCGAGCGCGAGCGGGCCGCCGACGAGGACCGGGAGATGCCATACGAACTCACCCGGGCCATCGAGCACGCCAACCGCTTTGCGACGCTCGATATCGAGGAGTCGGCGGAGTTCGTCGAGGAACTCCTCGCCCTCGAGAAGGTCGACGAACCCACGGCTTACAAGATTGCCAACCTGACCCCGGAAGATCGAGACGAGTTGCGCTCGATCTACGCTCAGGAGCGATATACGCTCTCTGGCGAGGAACTCGACGACATTCTCGACGTCGTCGCGAAGTACGTCTGA
- a CDS encoding DUF655 domain-containing protein, producing the protein MSSDESHSDVTTAVVLDHLPRGRSDDDRPQYEKEPLAYAVTTADFQLLEMTLTDDADISFGDLIDLDSAVIETTRTVDYGDLSSGGQSELDYAIEDIVEDNERRFVDFFNDAQPITTRLHSLNLLPGIGKKLRNGILDERKRKPFESFEELTERVDGLHNPREVLVDRILEEIREEDLKYRTFARRDD; encoded by the coding sequence ATGAGCAGTGATGAGTCCCATTCAGACGTGACGACAGCCGTCGTCCTCGATCATCTCCCCCGCGGCCGGTCGGACGACGACCGCCCACAGTACGAAAAAGAGCCCTTGGCGTACGCCGTGACGACTGCGGACTTTCAGCTCCTGGAAATGACGCTGACGGACGACGCTGACATCTCTTTCGGCGATCTTATCGACCTCGATAGTGCGGTGATCGAGACGACGCGTACCGTCGATTATGGGGATCTCTCAAGCGGTGGTCAGTCCGAACTCGACTACGCGATCGAGGACATCGTCGAGGACAACGAACGGCGCTTCGTGGATTTCTTCAACGACGCCCAGCCGATCACGACCCGACTGCACTCCCTCAATCTCCTGCCAGGGATCGGGAAGAAACTCCGTAACGGGATTCTCGACGAGCGAAAGCGCAAGCCCTTCGAGAGCTTCGAGGAACTCACCGAGCGGGTCGACGGCCTTCACAACCCCAGAGAAGTCCTCGTCGACCGAATCCTCGAGGAGATCCGTGAGGAGGATCTCAAATACCGGACGTTCGCCCGTCGTGACGACTGA
- a CDS encoding 50S ribosomal protein L21e, whose amino-acid sequence MPSSNGPLEGTRNKLKNDPRDRGTSPPQRAIQEFDVGTTVHLDIDPSVADGRFHPRFSGHTGEVIGEQGTAYKVQINDGGKDKTIIVKPAHLREQTEE is encoded by the coding sequence ATGCCTAGTTCCAACGGACCCCTCGAAGGTACGCGTAACAAGCTCAAAAACGACCCGCGCGACCGCGGCACGTCCCCGCCCCAGCGTGCGATCCAGGAGTTCGACGTCGGGACGACGGTCCACCTCGACATCGACCCCAGTGTCGCCGACGGCCGGTTCCACCCCCGATTCTCCGGGCACACCGGCGAAGTCATCGGGGAACAGGGCACGGCCTACAAGGTCCAGATCAACGACGGCGGCAAGGACAAGACGATCATCGTCAAGCCGGCTCACCTGCGCGAACAGACAGAGGAGTAG
- the hisF gene encoding imidazole glycerol phosphate synthase subunit HisF yields MTLTKRIIPCIDVDLDDEGNPAVYTGVNFEDLEYTGDPVEMAKEYNEAGADEFVFLDITASAEGRETMLDTVERVADEVFIPLTVGGGIRTREDIKETLRAGADKVSINTGAIENPSLIEEGATAFGNQCIVISVDARRRYDEAGEYYEQIDGESVWFEATVKGGREGTGMDVVEWVREAENRGAGELFVNSIDADGTKDGYDIPLTRAVTENVDTPVIASSGCGGPEDMYEVFTEAGADAGLAASIFHFGEYSIAETKEYLDERGVPVRL; encoded by the coding sequence ATGACGCTCACCAAACGCATCATCCCTTGCATCGACGTGGATCTCGACGACGAGGGCAACCCCGCCGTCTACACGGGCGTGAACTTCGAGGATCTGGAGTACACGGGCGATCCCGTCGAGATGGCCAAGGAGTACAACGAGGCCGGCGCGGACGAGTTCGTCTTCCTGGACATCACCGCCAGCGCCGAGGGGCGAGAGACGATGCTCGACACCGTCGAGCGCGTCGCCGACGAGGTGTTCATCCCGCTGACCGTCGGCGGGGGGATTCGCACCCGCGAGGACATCAAGGAGACGCTGCGGGCAGGCGCGGACAAAGTCTCGATCAACACCGGTGCGATCGAGAACCCCAGCCTCATCGAAGAAGGCGCGACCGCCTTTGGCAACCAGTGCATCGTCATCTCCGTCGACGCCCGCCGGCGCTACGACGAGGCCGGCGAGTACTACGAGCAGATCGACGGCGAATCGGTCTGGTTCGAGGCCACGGTCAAGGGCGGCCGCGAAGGGACCGGCATGGACGTCGTCGAGTGGGTTCGCGAGGCCGAGAACCGTGGCGCGGGCGAGCTATTCGTCAACTCCATCGACGCCGACGGCACCAAGGACGGCTACGACATCCCGCTGACGCGGGCCGTCACCGAGAACGTCGACACGCCCGTCATCGCCTCCTCCGGCTGCGGTGGTCCCGAGGACATGTACGAGGTGTTCACCGAGGCGGGGGCCGACGCCGGCCTCGCGGCGTCGATCTTCCACTTCGGCGAGTATTCGATCGCCGAGACGAAGGAGTACCTCGACGAACGTGGTGTTCCGGTCCGATTATAG
- a CDS encoding type II toxin-antitoxin system HicA family toxin, which yields MVRTQFSGREIASVLIDHGFVRTGRVGSHLKLRYESPDTDEVRIVTVPMKSADAIPTGTLQSIAEQSGANDFYAWCQWISENL from the coding sequence ATGGTGCGGACACAGTTTTCCGGGCGTGAAATCGCTTCTGTGCTGATTGACCACGGATTCGTCCGGACAGGTCGAGTTGGCAGTCACTTGAAGCTCCGCTACGAGTCGCCCGACACCGACGAAGTCCGTATTGTCACCGTCCCAATGAAGTCAGCGGATGCTATCCCAACGGGGACGCTCCAGTCGATCGCCGAGCAGTCTGGGGCAAACGATTTCTATGCCTGGTGTCAGTGGATCAGTGAAAACCTGTAG
- a CDS encoding zinc ribbon domain-containing protein, giving the protein MVPESDADRGCPKCGHEETDVGEISTTGGGVSKMFDIQTNSFTVVSCTNCGYSELYRDTTSGASDFVDVFLG; this is encoded by the coding sequence ATGGTCCCCGAAAGCGACGCAGACCGCGGCTGCCCGAAGTGTGGACACGAAGAAACCGACGTCGGTGAAATCTCGACGACTGGCGGCGGCGTGAGTAAAATGTTCGACATCCAGACGAACAGCTTCACGGTGGTATCGTGTACCAACTGCGGGTACTCCGAACTCTACCGGGATACGACAAGCGGTGCCAGCGACTTCGTCGACGTGTTCCTCGGATGA
- a CDS encoding HVO_2753 family zinc finger protein, whose protein sequence is MSESQQKRTQKCISCGVNITGTNAAAFKCPDCGHQIYRCPTCRKQSNLYQCPECGFTGP, encoded by the coding sequence ATGAGCGAGAGTCAACAAAAACGCACGCAGAAGTGCATCTCCTGTGGCGTCAACATCACCGGCACGAACGCCGCGGCTTTCAAATGCCCCGACTGTGGTCACCAGATCTACCGGTGTCCGACCTGCCGCAAGCAGAGCAACCTCTATCAGTGTCCCGAGTGTGGCTTTACCGGTCCCTGA
- a CDS encoding 16S ribosomal RNA methyltransferase A — MAGEDSAGDSKAGSRDPDALLARAGASGNPDQDQHFLVDDRVLDRIPTYATEAKMDLTHVLEIGAGNGALTDRLLAVADRVTAIERDPDLAAFLRDEFADAIEAGRLTIIEGDALEVDLPDYTASISNLPYGASSEILFRLLPAEKPLLAMVQAEFADRMAADPGTDEYGRLSVTAGHYADVEVVEPVPPEAFSPPPAVESALVRALARDPDYTVPDEDFFLGFVKAVFTQRRKTVRNGIRNTAHISGLDDPDAVVAAADEELLSKRAGDLSPAEFAELASLAYDVELDSDG, encoded by the coding sequence ATGGCCGGCGAAGACAGCGCTGGCGATTCAAAGGCGGGAAGTCGTGATCCGGATGCTCTCCTGGCCCGCGCCGGCGCGAGCGGCAATCCCGACCAGGATCAGCATTTCCTCGTCGACGACCGCGTCCTCGATCGGATTCCGACCTATGCGACCGAGGCGAAGATGGACCTCACTCACGTCCTGGAGATCGGGGCCGGCAACGGGGCCTTGACCGATCGGCTGCTCGCCGTCGCAGACAGGGTGACGGCCATCGAGCGCGACCCCGATCTGGCAGCGTTCCTCCGCGATGAATTCGCGGATGCGATCGAAGCAGGCCGACTCACGATCATCGAGGGCGACGCCCTCGAGGTCGACCTGCCCGACTATACGGCGTCGATCTCGAACCTGCCCTACGGCGCGTCGAGCGAGATCCTCTTTCGGTTGCTCCCCGCCGAGAAACCCTTGCTCGCGATGGTCCAGGCCGAGTTCGCCGACCGGATGGCCGCCGATCCAGGAACCGACGAGTACGGCAGACTGTCGGTGACAGCAGGCCACTACGCCGACGTCGAGGTCGTCGAACCTGTCCCGCCCGAAGCTTTCTCGCCGCCGCCGGCCGTCGAGAGCGCCCTGGTTCGGGCGCTCGCGCGCGATCCGGACTATACGGTCCCGGACGAGGATTTCTTCCTGGGATTCGTCAAAGCTGTGTTCACTCAGCGGCGCAAGACCGTCAGAAACGGCATTCGGAACACCGCTCACATCTCGGGACTCGACGATCCGGACGCCGTCGTCGCAGCGGCCGACGAGGAACTCCTGAGCAAGCGCGCAGGCGATCTTTCGCCCGCCGAGTTCGCCGAACTGGCGAGCCTGGCCTACGACGTCGAACTCGATAGCGATGGGTGA
- a CDS encoding DNA-directed RNA polymerase subunit L, with the protein MELQVIEKDETSLSIEISGEDHTFMNVLKGALLETDGVAAATYDMNPEQSGGQTDPILTIKTESGTDALDALEAGAQHVIEKADSFEAAYDDAAA; encoded by the coding sequence ATGGAACTGCAGGTCATCGAGAAAGACGAGACGTCCCTGTCTATCGAGATCTCCGGCGAGGATCACACGTTCATGAACGTTCTCAAGGGGGCACTCTTAGAGACCGACGGCGTCGCCGCCGCGACCTACGACATGAACCCCGAGCAATCGGGCGGCCAGACTGATCCGATCCTCACGATCAAGACCGAGAGCGGGACCGACGCGCTCGACGCCCTCGAAGCCGGGGCACAACACGTCATCGAAAAGGCCGATTCGTTCGAGGCGGCCTACGACGACGCAGCCGCCTGA